In the Streptomyces sp. 3214.6 genome, GGAGCGGACCAACTCCACGACCTGGAACCGTACTTGGCCCCCGGCCTCGCGGGCGGTGTGCTGTATCCGCAGGACGCCCAGGTCATGCCCACCCTTGCCGCCGCGCACCTCGTACGGGCCTCGGGCGCGCGGCTGGAGACCGGTCGCACCGTGACACGGATCCTGCGCGGCGCCGACGGCGCCGTCCGGGGCGTGCGGACCGACCGGGGCGACCTCCTCGCGCCGGTCGTGGTGAACGCGGCCGGGACCTGGGGTGCGCAGGTCGCCGAACTGGCGGGGGTGCGGCTACCGGTACTCCCCCGCCGGGGCTTCGTCCTGGTCACCGAGCCGCTGCCGCGCCGGGTGCGGCACAAGGTGTACGCCGCCGACTACGTGGCCGACGTGGCGAGCGACTCGGCCGCCCTGCAGACCTCACCGGTCGTCGAGGGGACCGCCGCCGGGCCGGTGCTGATCGGCGCGAGCCGGGAACGGGTCGGCTTCGACCGGTCCTTCTCGCTGCCGGTCGTCCGCGCCCTGGCGGCGGGGGCGACCCGCCTGTTCCCGTTCCTGGAGCAGGTACGGGCGATGCGCACGTATCTCGGCTTCCGCCCGTACATGCCCGACCACCTCCCCGCCATCGGACCCGACCCGCGCGTGCCCGGGCTGTTCCACGCCTGTGGCCACGAGGGCGCGGGCATCGGGCTCGCCACCGGCACCGGCCACCTGATCGCGCAGACCCTCGCCGGTCAGGGCCCGGAACTGAGCCTGACACCGTTCCGCCCCGACCGCTTCGACCACCCCGACCGCTCCGCCCGGGAGGCCGCGCCGTGAACCCCCTGAAGCTGGTCCGGGCTCGCCCCGGCACCCCGTTCACCCTCACCTTCGACGGCCGGGAGATCGAGGCACTGCCCGGGCAGACGATCGCCGCCGCGCTGTGGTCGTCCGGTGTCACGGCCTGGCGCACCACACGGG is a window encoding:
- a CDS encoding NAD(P)/FAD-dependent oxidoreductase; translated protein: MTKRPSGDVVVVGAGMVGAACALYAARTGLEVVLVDRGPVAGGTTGAGEGNLLVSDKEPGPELQLALLSARLWAELAQELGTAVEYEPKGGLVVASAPETLTALTDLATGQRAAGVETVHVGADQLHDLEPYLAPGLAGGVLYPQDAQVMPTLAAAHLVRASGARLETGRTVTRILRGADGAVRGVRTDRGDLLAPVVVNAAGTWGAQVAELAGVRLPVLPRRGFVLVTEPLPRRVRHKVYAADYVADVASDSAALQTSPVVEGTAAGPVLIGASRERVGFDRSFSLPVVRALAAGATRLFPFLEQVRAMRTYLGFRPYMPDHLPAIGPDPRVPGLFHACGHEGAGIGLATGTGHLIAQTLAGQGPELSLTPFRPDRFDHPDRSAREAAP